One window from the genome of Nicotiana tomentosiformis chromosome 5, ASM39032v3, whole genome shotgun sequence encodes:
- the LOC104093007 gene encoding uncharacterized protein, which produces MDFFFRNVNDDSSTIQQDIVRCPFLRNINEPTNFSFSSSMAFPLPVRDGKGPIFEDGPNFDMAFRLFHGQNGVVPLSGRSSMKPDAAPASPNFNPLAAKAATISLSAFGSGGPFGFDAFSEKWKKLNSKSNKKDSSSKGGDSKHEALSNEWLQSGNCPIAKSYRAVSNVLPLVAKAFQPPPGMNLRCPPAIVAARAALAKTAFAKNLRPQPLPAKVLVIGVMGMAANIPLGIWREHTEKFSPSWFAAVHAAVPFIGMLRKSVLMPKAAMAFTIAASILGQVIGSRAERYRLKAVASKKLILTENSTPANGQLVVSGVRGGHCGEIVDWSKGPLQIAGPASTTSVFS; this is translated from the exons ATGGATTTTTTCTTTAGGAATGTAAATGATGATTCTTCAACTATCCAGCAAGATATTGTTAGGTGCCCATTTTTGCGGAACATCAATGAGCCAACAAACTTTTCCTTCTCAAGCTCCATGGCTTTCCCACTTCCA GTACGTGACGGGAAAGGTCCTATCTTTGAGGATGGTCCTAATTTTGACATGGCATTCCGGCTTTTCCATGGGCAGAATGGTGTTGTTCCACTTTCGGGGAGATCATCCATGAAGCCCGATGCTGCACCTGCATCACCTAATTTCAACCCTCTGGCAGCAAAAGCAGCTACCATAAGCCTCTCGGCTTTTGGATCTGGAGGTCCTTTTGGTTTTGATGCATTCTCAGAGAAGTGGAAGAAGTTGAActccaaatcaaataaaaaagacTCTTCTTCCAAG GGAGGAGACTCAAAACATGAAGCGCTAAGCAATGAGTGGTTGCAGAGTGGGAATTGTCCTATTGCGAAGTCCTACCGTGCAGTGAGTAATGTCCTTCCTCTTGTGGCAAAGGCTTTTCAGCCCCCTCCTGGTATGAACCTCAGGTGCCCCCCTGCAATAGTTGCTGCGCGTGCTGCTCTAGCAAAGACTGCCTTCGCAAAGAACTTACGGCCACAACCTCTACCTGCAAAAGTCTTAGTGATTGGTGTTATGGGCATGGCTGCAAATATTCCTTTAGGCATATGGAGAGAACACACAGAAAAATTTTCGCCATCATGGTTTGCAGCTGTACATGCAGCTGTACCATTCATTGGAATGCTCAGGAAGTCTGTGTTGATGCCTAAAGCGGCCATGGCATTTACCATAGCAGCATCTATCTTGGGACAAGTCATAGGCTCTAGGGCTGAACGATATAGGCTGAAAGCCGTTGCAAGTAAAAAATTGATACTTACTGAAAACTCAACTCCTGCGAACGGTCAACTCGTGGTTAGTGGAGTTAGAGGTGGACACTGCGGTGAGATTGTTGATTGGAGCAAAGGTCCTCTGCAGATTGCTGGCCCCGCTTCAACAACCAGTGTATTTAGCTGA